From Bactrocera oleae isolate idBacOlea1 chromosome 4, idBacOlea1, whole genome shotgun sequence:
GTTAATTTCACTCGATATGTAgttttcgtccatggaatcttcctcaacacctatttcgcaatttatcacggcctcaatctttTGACACTGTCCTAATatagctcctttggagagttagattggtaacttgcactcattaagtactctttctggaacacgtttatcttgtcttttCATAGACAGGGTTTCGCCTATAAGTAAGTctggtgtagattcttttgtggaCTCAACAATCCACAacttgtttggcccatagtctccatctatttctccctaaataactgcttctgattttggtggaatctgctggctatctgctgttatcactcgtctaatgttgtacttattatcgtaaccgagcataagtggcacttctttatttgtataGGTCATAATCCTGTTCTctatgtcaattttgattccttgattcgctagaaagtctactccaattatgacttcgtcgacgatttctgccactataaaattgtgcaaCACTGTTGCCTTTCCAATTGCGATTACTCGTATTTccgcttatttgtgaaatggagattacatGACATTTGCTTGCGGGCTGGCttgctttagtttaacgatttgTTGGATTTGACATTTtcttgatcttcctcagcttaGAGTGGTTACGGTTGCctgcaatatggccactttttccgcagttaaAGCATTTAACCgtaccatcatttttcttacgcgcttccgtagatttttctCTCCTCGTTTCTAGAGTCTTTCCCCAGGTAGAGAAACTCATAGACCTGTACAATAGGGGTCGAATTCCAAGGAAGGTGCTGTTATGTGCTCAGCATACCCACAGCATAGGCAGGTTGGTCGACACTGCCTTGCACTCGGTAGTGTCATGGCTAGAAGGAGCCTTAAACTATGCTGTGGGTACCTTCCTTGATATCGAGGGGACCTTCAACAACGTACTGCCGGAGCCGGTTATTGGAGCTTTCAATAAGTTTAAGGTCGAAGCTTATCTCAAGCGTATCGTCAATAGTCTGATATGGGACAGAACGGTTGTGGCGGAGTTGGAAGGCCACTTCGGAAAGTAAATAGAGGCACCCCGTAGGGTCACGTTCTTTCCTCTTTGTTTTGGATCCTGGAACGAGGCTGCCGAGAGGTAGCTCACGCGGACGATGTAGCTCTTTTGGTAAAATGAAAATCTCCGTTTACGATCTCATCCAGAAAGAAATAGATTAgccgtaaattaaattaaattgaactagttttatttactaggagatACACAATCTCTGATGTACCTCTTCCCTCATTGGGAGCCTCTATTCTTTATCCAGTGAACAGGACGAAGTACTTAGGGCTTATCCTGAATGGGAAGTTCTGATGGAAGCCAAAAATCGAGAGGAGGATGAGGAAGGCATcaccttttgttgttgtagaagaGCAATTGGGTAGAGGTGGGGTGTGGCACAAAAATTTTCTGGCTCTatgaaaccgtagttaagcTAATAATGTTTTACGGGGTCGTTGTGTGGTGGAAGGCCGTCGGAAAAACTACAGCTGGATATATGAGAGACCCAGATAAGGGACACTTTGAAATTCTCCACTTCTTCGATTCCATTTCTTAGAATCTAGACCACTGTCGTTTGAAGAGAGTGCAGTGAGCTTTTTTACGGATGGATCAAATTTAGAAGTCAGGGTAAGGAGGTGGAGTCTTCTGTCGGGAGCTCTTCATTAAGTCTAGTTTCAGAATACCAGATCACTATAGCGTCTTTCAAGATAAGGTGGCTGCTATCTAGGTAGAGGTAGATATACTGCTCCTCTTTAGCAACAGTTTCAAGTTCTATGATCCCTCTAACGACATGGTGTGTTTTGGCACCATTCAATAACCATTCATGCAAACAATCTATGTTTTAATGCATATCCAATCCCCACATGAGTCGCTAGGCTCATGTCGTAAACACGGCAACAGAAGAGTTCCAGGTGAGGCAACGAGGCTTCGAGGAAGTCTACCACTACGATGTGTTTAATCATTAAAGGTGGGTAGTTGCTACTTAGGTCCCGCTTTGTGTTTATAACCATCGCGGAAGCTACCACCTCGAATAAGGGTTAATTTCGACATGGGTCTAAACGTCAAGATTGGAAAGTCTACAATGGGTAACCGTGTATCAACATATCTCTCTGCTCCGGCAACCTACACAACAGATTTGGAGGTACAAAAGTCAACAACATTAACACGAATTCTATACCGGAAATCACAATTGAGGCCCTATGCTCCAGTGGGAAATACAGATATAACCTGATACGGCCTATCTTATCTTATAAGAGCGCAacgtaaatgaacactcaccaccgcttctatcGTCTGTAACGTGAGAtttccgcgaaaattggatttttccgtAAAAACAAGGCAGCTGATTGCTCTCTTACAACGTAGGGTTACAattctcgatattttgtagtaattaatatacaaacttgaaaatatttgcatattcttAAACTTAATCAAAATCACAgacgaatacatttatttataaataagtagactattttttatttacaaaataaacttgtatatatttgtcttattcttaaactaactcaaaatcacaatcgaatgcatttatttttaggtagactatttttaatacttgGATTTTAGTGTTGAgattttacattatgaaaaattataactaaaaaactaaatgtgtgcaaaatcatGTATACAGATTGAGCGATGGCAACATTGCTCAAATGTGAGCAAGAGAGAACAATTGTTTTCTACGTTgtcactacgggcataacttttgacaaattttgtctGATACggacggtaagtacggaagggtgGCACATCGTACACTAATTCCACAATAACGATCTGCTATTAAAGGCTGACggaatggcagctataagtaAGAAAAGAAAACTCGAATAATGAGTAATAAAACGTttagttgttggaattagaaataaagataagtgtttagccattaaattggaacttttatttaacaatccagtgattgaACTCCAAAGTAGAGTTTCATCGTACCTGATATGTGGAGTAAATCCGTTACATTATTAAAAACGATTAGAGAGGTAAGTTAAATGTAAGGGATTGTGAGGAGAATGTAAGAATTCTTAAACAAGTTTCAAGTTATCAGTCCCCCAGATTTTATCACCATTTTGGACTTTTAGATACTTtgtgattttgttgtttttcaagaCAGGTGATCGGATATTATTATGGTTACTAAAACTAGAATTGGATTTATCAAATTGATATAAATTAATACTACAGTTATAGTTTCCACCTCAATTGcattttggttgaagttttgaCATTCTGTATTATCGTTATCGTCTCAATCCGTAAAAAATATCGGTTGAAGTGTTTTCGATCTTCAACTTTATTGTGGTATTATGGTTTACAACTTAGTGCGGTTCATTTCGGAAACTTAATACATAATGGAAAAGGGGTAACtaagctttaaaataatttcatactattttttttttaaatcgtcttatttttacgcgtagattacaaatccgtaagcggaaagtgaattttttcaatatttctattttgtttcaaattatttaaaaaaaaatcgttattttattttttttataaatatgcattaaaaataaaaaattgtgatacatttagtttaattattttattattttctttgaaaaaattacatattgttCATGTTTTTTGGGGTGTTTACTCCTCTTCTTCATAAACGTTTttgaaactttatattaaaatatcagtgttagtgcacttttattgtgatattaataATTACACATACTCTGCATCGTGATGAAAATTATCATTGAGGTTGAGAGCAGCaaaaagaagtttgacgcgattgaactatgaacaccccggttttggaccgaccagggttatttttttgaagcgcggccgaaggccgccagtgcggaaaggagttcgacaatctccgatattcgtccataccatcagaacacggcgcaaaagaaattgtgactgttacatttcttcagtatatgtttttcataagaaaatgtttaacacgctgaactggtaattacagctaagtgatctgaattttacagaattttgccgctacaacaacaacaactaagtgacttgaatatgtgatatgtgcaaagtgtgttaaataaattttgaaaaatatacataaattattgaaaacatgcactttccgctcacggatttgtaatctacgcgtaaaaataagacgatttaaaaaaaaaacatttaatttgtgaggcctccttagttgggggacctaaactgtacatttaccataaatatatacaaaaaatcaaggttacaacaaaattaaaaaacttttctaGCTCATGGAAAAAATATCCCAAAACTGGATTAGCCAAGTTACAATTTGAAAgcagtaaaacaaaaattacgaGCCTGTGTTAAATGTTACGAACATAAGGAGTCGATACAATATACCATTTCTAACAATGcactttttgagtaaaattaaatatttatcacGTTTTGCTTCTCTTCAGTCATTTGGGAATTAtccaatacaaacatatacagtgTTCCATATTTATTAGAACCTCCTAAACAACTACAGAAATCGTTAAAATAATTTCCACTACATTGTTCATAACTACCGTTAGCAAGGAAAGGGAAAGTAGCGGCCAATGTTTGTGGAAATGTGCCTTCATCTCATTTAGCAAAAAGCTAAATGCTTCCTTATCTACACAAAACAAACTTTcgcctcaaaattaatctattctattctattctatctACACAAAACAAACTTTCTAACTAATGTCCACTTTAACATTAATTCCCCttgaattgttttaatttttcgtttttttccattttttagaTTGGCAAAAAAGAGTTTGATTGCTATCAAGGTGAATTGATTTTACTTAAATTCAACGAGTGGAGTTACAAACAATAATTAAGGTATAAGATGTTTGCCCATGCCTGTCGAGGGATGACTGCtataaaaactgtttttataaTCGGTGAACTTATTTCTATTGGATATTGTAAcgaatttctcgataaatcgtctaccttgtaactcaatCTTGAGTTCGACCACTGGATTGTTAAGTAAAAGTCCCAATTCAATGGCTAtaaacttatctttatttctatttacaacaacttaacgctttatTACTCATTATCCGAGTTTACAATTTCTTAGTTATACCTTAATTGGTCTTTACACGGCAGGACTTTAACTAGAACTGTATTCTGCAAAAGCCGGGAGCCTTATATATTAGAACGTTCCCAAAACATCACCACTCAAACATTCTGGCCACCATGAATTTCGCTATCTGCATGATTCTTAGAAATTGTCGAAAGCCTGTTTCTAGCTATCATCCGTGCTCGTCACAATACATATGTTTGATATACGGTTGTCTATGGTTACTATATTCCACTGTATAAACCCACAAGTAACAAAAGTATAAGCTGTTTTCTAAGAACCTACACAGCTGAGAACACCTGATCGAAATCTGCCTTTTTTGACACAGAAATGTATTTCTAATGGAAcacattaatgaaaactttcaagaaaagTTTCttgcatatttattgctttaccTCACCATCTCTGCGGTAGCAATGTAAGCGCGTTTCCGATCTGTTTTGGATGCTCGGTTTTCATATATTCAGCCATATAACATTTTCGTATGTTCTAAATTAacctacttttcataacaaatataactagaaaaaatatatatatataaaatctggTACAATTCAGGAAtagtaattacattaacaatatgagtcgaaataatatataataaaataaatataataaaattagatCCAATTCCATTGTATTCATCAAAAAATACAAGtcaaaacaatctacttgtactaatttcaacaaaaaccaaaataattagaaaataccAGGTGATATTCtggaacaacaataatattaataaaaacaatgtactaagtaataaataatatttacacatGTAATAAAAAACATCCTTAAagggaaatattttaaaacataacacggcatcACATTATAGCAGAAATGAGGCATTtagacgttttagtagtagaatactAGTAGGATACCCGTACCAAATGCGAAATTAGTACTTTAATATTTCGTATTAAGTGTGACATGTTTGCGTATGTGTTAGTGAAAACTTAGGATTGGTTAcatgtagatttatacaaagCTATAATCGCACTAGTTTCTACGGAATTGTATACGTCAGCTGTTTGATATGCCGCTGCCGTtttcaaaatgttcaagaaACTGGCTTCAGGACGCCATTTGCAGACAAGGAAATTTCGTTGTCGCTACGTCGTGTAGTGCAGTCGTCTATGTGTTTAAAGCATAAGCATTCGGTGTATTTTGTTGCTGTGCACTGCTGCAGTTCCCTCATAGTATAaacctacatataatatatatatattgtagatttATAGAAGAGAATGTTCTCAATGAGTAATAAACGCTTATATGAAGCAATTTTCTAGTTTAATTTGTAGTGTAATTAGCAGACaggtattttatatacattttattaatttttctaatatatttaaaaatttaaataacaggATAaacatttaaacttttttttaacttcaactgtcaaaatttggcttttaaactttttaaaatgtaaaatttatttacaccatagtaaaattttatatcccAATTCAACATAGAGAAAAATGTTACTGATAGggttaaagaaaatatgtatacgTTTTTATACGAACGTTTCCAATCGAATAGGACATTTTTTAATGCGCAGGAATCTAGTAATTTCAACAATCAGACAATTAATTTTTCGCACACTAACTACAAAGGAGTCAcaactcaaaaatttttaaaattatttttttcatttatcacAATATACTTATCTACCTACCCAAGAAATTTCAGTCATCACTATCTTATTTAACTGgaaaataaccgttaggtgcgttgttgttgtagtagcggCAAAAACATTATTGAACTAATTTTgaggaatggtgccgagttgacaATCCTTGGACgcataaaaatccgggtccgttccggttacttagactAGACTGTCGAGGGAACGGGTGTTAAGTAAGTCGTTTGCATCGTTTGTGCAGTATCAACTAAAAATCACTATTTGTAGTTAGGTCGCTAGTACTGAAATAAATCGTAAATTTTCCGCTGTATTCTGCGAACTTGTATCTCTTTGTCTGAAAAATGTGATTTTAATACAGATGAATTATTTGAAATGTGTCAATTTcgatgaaataattaaattatcacGATGTTAATCGATGCCTTgacataaaaatgtttcttaattTTCCTGTTAAACTTAGTAAAACGCTCTTTAAAGAAGATATTCAACGTTATGGACGACATGactgtaaaaaattaataatttttacagtaAGTGTTATAAATCTGACGTCTAATCTTTGTTTTTGATCACTCTATTTTTGGTAATGTAAAAACATATGTTCTGGAAGGATATTTATATCATCTCCAATCTtcctttatattaaaatatatttacgaataaaaaaagaaaacacttaAATCCCACACtataaatcactaaaaaatttacaaaataaacaaataataattgaacAGGAATTTTATCCGATTCTAATTTTCTTGTTGTTAAAtgctttatcaattttttaatttttgattattaaatGAACTGATTTTGTAGTTCGTCGCAAACAGTCGGCTTTTATCTTTTTGTGCACTAAATCTAGTATTTGTATCTATATATAGCAACGCCGGCTACACCAATTAAAATTGATCCCATTAAATATCCTATAAGTTTAAGCTGAAAAgataaaaacaaacatatatgtaattaatatattatgctGATAGAAGAACAGACAGCAGATAAAAccaaacatatatgtaaataatatataatataagtacgtATAGGCGGTCTTCGATTTGCCAATCGGGCAGCAGTTGTGGTGCAACCCTGCTTTAACTTGTCTTCTGACTCATGCGAAATTGAATCTGTGTTCtgatttcttcttcttttgcGTTAAATACGTTGCTGTAAccatttttctataaattattataattgattttaagtcttatgttttaaaaaaagaagaaaaaaaatgtatttaaaattccATGTCATTTCTACCATTCACAATAGTGAAAGTGAgctaaaatatgcaacacaaaACTTGGCAGCACTGAAGATTGAAGTTATACCAAGGTATCCGCATACGCTCCTGCttcaattcaactcgataaaTTTGTTGGTGCTTTTACGTGTaaatttttgacaagagagcaaaGAAATGACCAATCGAAATATATATAGCTATTACATATATtgcatggataaaatgatccaaaactctttgattcgagagagcgctgtcaaagtccacattttttataacatttgacagtggtgctactaaggaaagaaataagttttgattgaattttttaatgtatttcttgggtattttttggtttccaatttacagaaaaatatacataactaaaattagtttaacaagctagatatcctatatgacttctaaatataagtacatgtattttttaatcacaaaagattttcaaaattaatgtttaaaactaaatttaacaaaatattttaatatttcaaaacacctaaaagttttaaataaccttaaaattaaccttatttctttttttatacactctataaataaatcttttgataatttattcggaagttaaagtttacataacatttgctcgGAATTCtaagcaaaatatgtatatacgttgacaattggtactgcttaacaaaacaatactctgcgacaaaataacCGCTCtttctaaaaaacaaaactatattaaatctctttaaataaagattacaaatatacgtaaaagtcaacaaaaaatctgatctcacaaattacctactgatttcgcaatttatttctgcgggattcttagtggtagttcattgttttgcttgtcatctgttcactagctcatgaactcgtggtttttcttggcagcactgaaagttcatgagctctctcagaaggcaaagagaggctctctcagaaggcaaagagaggagtttcggatcattttatctatgatATATTGTTAGAACATAGAAAGGGttcaattgtaaaatatttaacacacatattatttatacatttatacactAAATGTCAAAATATGGCAATAAGACACGTAAAAAGTGGATAAAAGTGATGAAAGTTCTACATCTGAGGAGCTATACGACCAAAATTAGggcataacattattttcaaattattgttATAGTGTGTAAAAGAGTGAAATTGGACTACATGCACTCCTAGCTCAAAAAACCGTATATTTCGGTCaatatgtgtttatttaaatgaaataataataaccaaacgattaccctcctcccggtCAACCGACGTGAttggcgcaatccgcatacgtgcggaattagccgagtcagaaaaggcaagacagttttttaaatgttgagatctaaaactgctcagctacagcaacaaaaatttcaacagagaagatttatagttacgatataataaattgttatattttcatttattaagagaaaacaataaagtcttttttaaactgcctcgaaaagcgaaccgggatattaaatttattttcagacaggagaaatcAAGGCcttgggatccatgtttccacacagggattgtatcgcctcactagcacccagcagaattttggaatttatcaacatgctgggcctagatgattcgatatgacttaggggagggcacaatagaccataggtcgctgtgcatacctcaaaattaatctattcTATTccgtgtatataacatccgtatgcttatgttccctaaaacccaatgatacatggtttacaaattcaagcaagtttgttagagtcgatttccctttacgaaatccatgctgagatgaggaaattaacggagaaatcgaaaaggttatatggtcattGATGatatgctgagatgaggaaattaacggagaaatcggaaaggttatatggtcagtgatgatagcttcaaaaagtttaggtataattgatagttttgcgatacctctatagttttcaatgttgaaggaaatataccgtgtttaagtattcttgtcaaaggcaagtaaatatatttggcactattttttaggaagcatgagggtatcatgtctgtgccgtaactaaaagatggctttaacttatttaaactaagtaggacgtctttttcagaaataattagatcgttaattaaagtattcgaacacagcacgtgttgataacaaaaaattttggaagaattataACAGTAGTTTGAACGAAATTAtgtgaattaaattaattttaaataatttcgcgctgaatataatttcattcatatcggtctagaccttggtctatCACCCCTATAACGCCATCAACTCTTATTAGAGTAGATTGAAACTGCTCTGGGGTTTCAAGTAGACTGGCTTCTGCCTTACGCAAACAACAATCTGAAACAGTTAATGTCCAACGCAAGCATAATGGCAACTATAATCCGACAGCTTTCCGCAATAGTAACATCAAATCTCATATTACTAATATAATGACTTCCGATTAGCTGGTTgattttttcttcatatataacaaatatatacacaatacATTAAATAGAGTCCCGTTAGTTATGTGATATATGAGTACAtctaatttgataaaaaaagaagcaaaatttGGTAATGGAACTAGGTGAGTCTATGGCTTATAATATAAGTTAGGGAGATACAAAATATTAGAGAAAAAAGATTTTATTCCATTCACGGGTTcttcgaaaaattaattttgagttcATTAGCaagattttttagtaaaaacttTGTCGacacctgaaaatatttcaccgCCTTAGAGCCTCAACAGTTGCgagatatttttaataattatttttcaataccaatgtaattaaaaaaatatgttgtccAAGATAAATATGATCCGACAAACGGAAACCCAacaatttactaatttaatatgtgatatatttttgaataacacAGTTTTGATAGCGTGATATGTCATAATTGTTGGCTACTTGGTATCAAAAAGGATTTGGCAACaatctgtttaaaaatttataccaATTGCATACCTTCGAGCTTTCAATGTTTTGTTGCTTCTGCGGTTGTTTATGCTTCTGTTCAAGTTTTTTTGCTTGTCCCAGCATTTTTTGATACATTTCTTTTTCGTTGTGTTCTTCTCTGCGTGCTTTGATTATCAACTTTGCTAAGTCCTGTGTAATAAAATTAGTTCAATATGTttacaacaaaactattaataGCACAAACCTGCTGTATTGCTTTACTATCTGGTTCGAATGTAGCAgccttttgtaataaaataatagcaCCTTTCGTATCTCCTTTTCCTTCGAGAATCTTTTCAATGAGTTACGTTTAgattatttatgaaataatgcAAAATGAAGATTATTATATACTTACTCGTCCCTTTCGATACAAAGCCTTAGAATTGCTTGGCTGGCAACGTAGTACGTTCTCTACCGACTTCAAAGCAGCATCAAAcgctgaaatttttatttgagccATTGCCAGATTATTGTAGACAACCAATCTATCCTCGAGTAATGTTTGCAAATCGCTATTAGAAAACTTATACACAGAaaggtaaatatgtatttaaataagtaCAAATATGTACTCACTTCCAAATCTTCCTTATCGAACATAGAATCAGGATCACCATCGCGATCATCCAAGAATTCTAGTGCACGCCTATACAACTGAATAGCCGTATTGTATTCATTACGGTTATACCAGAAGTTTGCCCGTTCCTTTTTACGtgttctatatgtatataatacattaatgattaaaatatatatatatataagacaaCATGGTGTTAATATTACTAACCCGTAATTCCTGCGTACTTCAAAGGACTTTAAATCCGAAAAATCCTCATTTTTACAATTTAGTAAATGTACTTCATATATTAGCTgtagaaatttagaaaaaaattatcagtTATTTGTACTAAAATAATAGTTCAAATTTGATTGACAGAATATTAACATAATACCGGATGGATCTCAATGAATTTTAATTCACCAGCTTTCCGAAAGCCTTTTGTTTTCTTCTACCCGGCAATATGTATAGAGGAGTTTCAAAGTGTAAGTTTGTATAcggtatattatttttcttactgTTGAATCTGCAGGCACGCTGGCGCTTTCATTTTCATCATTTTTTAAACCAAGGCTACCATAAGCAAATCTTGCATCGATAGTAACTTCAGCAACTTCGCCAATGTTCATTAAAGGAATAACCATGTCGAGTCCTTGTACAACCTAAacattaaaatgttattataaaatatatacagcaATATAAATCCGGAAACCTCGTAATCGCCAACGTGAATTTGATAATTTTCCTTTTTCTCAACAACGATTCCATTAGGCATTCGACCATTAAATGTAACTGTTACCAGATCTCCTCTTGCTGGCCGAGCAATTAGTTGAGACTGTTTTATAACACGTTTAACTAACTGGCCATTACCTAACACATCACACGGCTCATTATCTCCAATTGAAACACCAACTCCACTCCCTTcaagtttaatattttcttgctgattttttgcatttttagtcCCAATTTGAAAGCTGTCTTTTTCCTCTCCTTTAACATCCGATTCTTTTACATGTGCTGATTTAGTTTCTAATTCGTTTATATTGGAAAGGTCCTCAAATGAACTACTACTGGATTTTTCAGTGTCCATTGTATGCAATGTACTTTAAAGTAGGTTTCTACTGAAAACGACAAATTATGGTAAATTATTTTCATGCGGATAAAAGGTATTATTCTCAATACCTAGAGTAAAGCGCGTTCTAAATATTGCACCAATTTTAATAAACTATATTGTGGTCTACAAAATATTCTATGAACTTACAAAggaatttttttactaaaccaATTCAATTTGTGGAAATTCTTAATTTTCCTTCGTCAGCACGCAAAATTCAGCATACAGCTGGTCAGCAATATATCAGTTTTACGatagtaaatatatatcgtTACCGAAGAGTTCGATACAATTTAAGGGTAACTTCTAAACTAACAACTACATTGCGCGCGTAAGCGTGGGATACGATTTGGGTATGGGTACGTATTAGATGGCATTCAATGGGTACG
This genomic window contains:
- the zda gene encoding peptidyl-prolyl cis-trans isomerase FKBP8: MDTEKSSSSSFEDLSNINELETKSAHVKESDVKGEEKDSFQIGTKNAKNQQENIKLEGSGVGVSIGDNEPCDVLGNGQLVKRVIKQSQLIARPARGDLVTVTFNGRMPNGIVVEKKENYQIHVGDYEVVQGLDMVIPLMNIGEVAEVTIDARFAYGSLGLKNDENESASVPADSTLIYEVHLLNCKNEDFSDLKSFEVRRNYGTRKKERANFWYNRNEYNTAIQLYRRALEFLDDRDGDPDSMFDKEDLEFSNSDLQTLLEDRLVVYNNLAMAQIKISAFDAALKSVENVLRCQPSNSKALYRKGRILEGKGDTKGAIILLQKAATFEPDSKAIQQDLAKLIIKARREEHNEKEMYQKMLGQAKKLEQKHKQPQKQQNIESSKLKLIGYLMGSILIGVAGVAIYRYKY